The Anaerolineae bacterium genome includes a region encoding these proteins:
- a CDS encoding tRNA 2-thiocytidine(32) synthetase TtcA (TtcA; YdaO; catalyzes the thiolation of cytosine 32 in specific tRNAs; forms 2-thiocytidine (s(2)C)): MKWPRESLLNSPEIRKRAYFLLKKVNRAIRQHRLIEDGDRIAVAVSGGKDSLVLLHLLHWRRFFSPQRYEMVAINIQNDYGFGVPKEVLEGIFQREGIPYVFEYVNLKEGARPGEDPLNCFWCSWNRRKALFIAAHRLGYPKVAFAHHADDVAATFLLNLFFHSKPEGLKPKVSMFGGLITIIRPLFYLEEREIISFARQAGLMVEQNRCPRASETQRARMNELIRSLEKEIPHLKANLIKVSERCNYEEDRL; encoded by the coding sequence ATGAAGTGGCCCAGGGAAAGCCTTTTAAATTCTCCTGAGATACGCAAGAGGGCTTATTTCCTCCTGAAAAAGGTTAACAGAGCTATCCGCCAGCACAGGCTTATTGAGGACGGAGACAGGATAGCAGTAGCTGTCTCGGGAGGGAAGGATAGCCTTGTGCTTTTACACCTCCTTCACTGGAGGAGGTTTTTCTCACCTCAGCGTTACGAAATGGTTGCCATAAATATCCAGAACGATTATGGCTTCGGAGTCCCGAAAGAGGTGCTGGAAGGCATTTTTCAACGGGAAGGAATACCCTATGTTTTTGAATACGTGAACCTCAAGGAAGGGGCCAGGCCTGGGGAGGATCCATTGAACTGTTTCTGGTGTTCCTGGAATCGCCGGAAAGCCCTCTTCATTGCTGCCCATCGCCTGGGATATCCCAAAGTTGCCTTCGCCCACCACGCTGACGATGTGGCTGCAACTTTCCTTTTGAACCTTTTCTTCCACAGCAAACCTGAGGGTTTAAAGCCAAAGGTCTCCATGTTTGGCGGGCTGATAACGATAATCCGCCCGCTCTTCTATCTTGAGGAAAGGGAAATCATCAGCTTTGCCCGCCAGGCTGGTCTCATGGTGGAGCAGAACCGTTGTCCTCGGGCTTCCGAAACTCAGAGGGCCCGAATGAACGAGCTCATTCGTTCCCTGGA
- a CDS encoding Glu/Leu/Phe/Val dehydrogenase → MSKELNPFTIAQRQLDEAAKIMKLDEAAHEILRWPMREFHVRIPVRMDDGSVKVFEGFRVQYNDARGPTKGGIRFHPDETFDTVRALAAWMTWKTAVMDLPLGGAKGGVVCNPKEMSKGELERLSRGYIRALAHYIGPEVDVPAPDVYTDAQTMAWMMDEYSKIVGHNAPGVITGKPLPLGGSVGREDATARGGMYCIREAAKVLGISLQGATTAIQGYGNAGTYAHKLGTELLGLKVVAVSDSKGGIYNPKGLDYEKVLAHKKETGTVLNFPGADNITNEELLELDVDILIPAALENQIGDWNADRIKAKIVAELANGPTTPEADEILFRKGVYVIPDFLCNAGGVTVSYFEQVQNFYLFYWDADEVYQRLDSKMTKAFHSVHETARKYNVHNRLGAYIVAVSRVVEAMKLRGWI, encoded by the coding sequence ATGAGCAAGGAACTGAATCCTTTCACAATAGCTCAGAGACAACTTGATGAAGCGGCAAAGATCATGAAGCTTGATGAAGCCGCGCATGAGATTTTGCGGTGGCCTATGAGGGAGTTCCATGTGCGCATTCCCGTCCGAATGGACGATGGAAGCGTAAAGGTTTTTGAGGGGTTTAGGGTGCAGTACAACGATGCCCGTGGCCCTACGAAGGGCGGAATTCGTTTCCACCCGGATGAGACCTTTGACACTGTGAGAGCCCTGGCCGCCTGGATGACCTGGAAAACAGCGGTTATGGATCTACCCCTCGGAGGAGCAAAGGGAGGGGTGGTCTGCAACCCCAAAGAGATGAGCAAAGGAGAACTTGAAAGGCTGAGCCGGGGCTACATAAGGGCTCTGGCCCATTACATCGGCCCCGAAGTGGACGTCCCCGCCCCCGACGTTTACACCGACGCCCAAACCATGGCCTGGATGATGGATGAATATTCAAAGATAGTGGGCCACAATGCTCCGGGCGTGATAACCGGTAAACCCTTGCCCCTGGGTGGCTCCGTCGGCAGGGAAGACGCCACTGCCCGGGGCGGGATGTACTGTATCCGGGAGGCAGCGAAAGTCCTCGGCATATCCCTCCAGGGCGCAACAACAGCTATCCAGGGCTATGGAAATGCCGGGACTTATGCTCACAAACTGGGCACAGAGCTCCTGGGCCTCAAAGTGGTAGCCGTATCTGACTCCAAGGGCGGTATCTACAATCCCAAAGGCCTTGATTACGAAAAGGTGCTCGCCCACAAGAAAGAGACAGGCACTGTCCTCAACTTCCCTGGAGCCGATAACATCACCAACGAAGAGCTTCTGGAGCTTGACGTGGACATCCTGATCCCGGCTGCCCTGGAGAACCAGATTGGAGACTGGAATGCCGACCGGATCAAGGCCAAAATAGTGGCGGAATTGGCTAACGGCCCCACCACCCCCGAGGCCGATGAGATCCTCTTCCGCAAGGGTGTTTACGTCATCCCCGATTTCCTGTGCAACGCCGGCGGTGTAACTGTATCCTACTTTGAGCAGGTCCAGAACTTCTACCTCTTTTACTGGGATGCAGATGAGGTATATCAGCGTCTGGATTCCAAGATGACCAAGGCTTTCCATTCAGTGCACGAAACCGCCAGGAAATACAACGTTCACAACCGCCTGGGAGCTTACATAGTAGCTGTCTCCAGGGTGGTGGAGGCCATGAAGCTTCGGGGCTGGATTTAA
- a CDS encoding inorganic phosphate transporter, translating to MVFILASLFAFLNGFHDSANVVALAISSRAIRPSLALTIAALAEFIAPFAFGAAVANTIGQDLIEPTAVSQRTLSAALISAIAWSLITWYRGIPSSSSHALLGGLTGAAVAEIGLSCLKLYGLYKIVLSLFLSPILGFAGGFFLMKLILFLTRNATSKVNIYFKQGQLLTMLALALGHGSNDAQKSMGIMAMALASEAGEFLVPTWVKFTCAFAIASGVGAGGWRIIRTIGGKFYKVRPIHGFSAQVSSAGIILGAVFAGGPVSTSQIVSSALAGVGSAERPSKVRWKVFREIMASWIITFPATAFGAWALGLILNLGT from the coding sequence ATGGTCTTTATCTTGGCTTCTCTTTTCGCCTTCCTCAATGGCTTCCACGATAGCGCTAACGTAGTGGCTCTGGCCATCTCCTCCAGAGCCATAAGGCCATCGCTTGCGCTAACCATCGCGGCCCTGGCTGAGTTCATCGCTCCCTTTGCCTTCGGGGCGGCAGTAGCCAATACCATCGGCCAGGACCTCATAGAGCCAACAGCTGTAAGCCAGAGAACTCTATCGGCAGCTTTGATTTCGGCTATCGCCTGGAGCCTGATAACCTGGTACAGAGGCATACCTTCAAGTTCCTCCCACGCTCTTCTGGGAGGCCTCACAGGAGCTGCAGTGGCTGAAATAGGGCTTTCATGCCTCAAGCTCTACGGGCTTTACAAAATCGTCCTTTCCCTTTTCCTATCCCCAATCCTGGGCTTTGCTGGAGGCTTTTTCCTCATGAAACTCATACTCTTTTTGACAAGAAACGCCACCTCTAAGGTAAACATCTACTTCAAGCAGGGCCAGCTTTTGACGATGTTAGCGCTGGCTTTGGGCCACGGTTCCAACGACGCCCAGAAATCTATGGGAATAATGGCTATGGCTCTGGCCAGCGAAGCTGGGGAATTCTTGGTTCCCACCTGGGTTAAATTTACCTGCGCTTTCGCCATAGCCTCCGGAGTTGGAGCAGGGGGTTGGAGGATAATAAGAACCATAGGGGGAAAATTTTACAAAGTCCGACCCATTCACGGCTTTTCGGCTCAAGTGAGCTCGGCCGGGATAATCCTCGGTGCTGTCTTTGCCGGTGGCCCTGTGAGCACCTCCCAGATCGTTAGCTCAGCTTTGGCTGGAGTCGGCTCTGCCGAGAGGCCTTCCAAAGTGCGGTGGAAAGTTTTCAGGGAAATCATGGCCTCCTGGATAATAACTTTTCCTGCGACCGCTTTCGGAGCCTGGGCACTGGGCTTGATCCTTAACCTCGGAACCTAA